AGGTATTAAGCTGGCTTACTGTTCTTACTGCAACAAGTATCTTTTTTCCTTTTGCTTTTGGAATAAGGGCTGAAAGAATACTTGATTTGCCGCTTCCGGTGGGTGCATCTATCATACATATCTGATTATTTGAGACACATTCCGAGGCTAAATCCAGCATTTCCTTCTGGTGTGGTCTGTATGTTTCATATGGAAACCAGTCATCAGGACAATCCATTAATTACATATTGGTTGAAGAAACATTTTGTAATATCGCACCGCGTTGTTTGGAAAAGAAGTTTAAAATTAAAAACATTCAGGGAGAATAATGGATAAATTCTATAGATCAAAAGATGATTGCGTAATTGCAGGCGTATGCGGAGGTCTGGGTAAAAAACTTGATATTGACCCAAATATATTAAGAATTCTCTGGGTGCTTTTTTGTCTTTTTTATGGCACAGGATTGATAATATATATTCTTGCATGGATTTTTTTGCCTGAGGAAGAGGAAAGCACGATAATAAACGCCGAATACAAAATGAAAGATAATTGAGTGATTAATTGTCATTTGCAAAATTAATATTTACAAAATTGTCATTTAAAAAATTATTATCTACAATAATATTCTTTTTCAAAATTCTGTTTTTAAAATTTCTTATATTCTTCAGATTTCAGATATTTTTGAGATTAAAGATAATATAATTGATTAAATAATTATAAGGTTTTAAGTAATTTTAAAATTTTTATACAGTTTTAAGAAATTCTCTTCCGACATCTATTCATATCAGATACCGGTACAGTTTTACTAATAAAACAACAAATAAATAAACACTATGGCAATCCACCCCATTGACTACCGGTATGGAACGACTGAGATGCGAAGCATCTGGGACGAAAATAACAGATTTTTTTCTATTGTTAAGACTGAAATAGCCCTGGCAAAGGCTGAAGGTGAAAACGGCCTCATTCCAAAAGATGCTGCAGAAGAAATTGCACAAAAGGGAATGAATGCCTCCAAAAAAAGGGCTGATGAAATTGAAGCTTTGATTAACCATGATATGATGGCGGTTGTAAAGGCAATAACCGAAGCTACCGGGGATTCCGGGCGCTGGATTCACTATGGTGCAACATCAAATGATATCCTCGATACTGCAACAGGGCTTCAGATAAGAGACAGCCTTTTTTTAATTGAGGAAAAGTTAAAAAAACTGCTCGGACTTTTACTAAAAAAAGCAGAAGAGACTCAAAAACTTGTCTGCGCAGGAAGAACACACGGGCAGATAGGTGTTCCTACAACATATGGTCTTAGATTTTCTATATGGGCCGCAGAGACTGCAAGACACATTGAAAGACTTCAGCAGATGCTTCCCCGTGTTGCTGTAGGCCAGATGACAGGCGCTGTTGGCACACAGGCATCTCTTGGCAACAAAGGTCATGAAGTTATGATCTCAATGATGAATCACCTTGAATTATCTCCTGTTGAGGTTTCAAATCAGTTGATACAACGTGACCGTTATGCGGAATATTTTATGTTCCTTGCAAATATGGCAACAACGCTTGATAAAATAGGCATTGAAATCCGGATGATGCAGAGATCAGAAATTGGCGAGATGGAAGAAGCTTTTGGTAAAAACCAGGTAGGATCATCTACAATGCCGCATAAGAGAAATCCGATAAAATCCGAACAGGTATGTGGTCTGGCAAGAGTTGTCCGCTCATTTGTAGAACCTGCACTTTTAAACAATACTCTCTGGGATGAGCGTGATCTTACAAACTCTTCATGTGAAAGAGTAATATTCCCGGAAGCATCAATTCTTGCAGATCACATCTTAAATGTGATGATCAAGGTGATTGAAGGTCTTACATTAAAGCCTGAAAATATAAAAAGAAATCTTGAGATTCTCCAGGGTGTTAATATGGCAGAATCAGTCATGATTGAATTAACAAAAAAGGGAATGGACAGGCAGGAGGCTCACGAAATCGTAAGAGTTGCAAGCATGCAGGCTCTTGAAACAAAAAACCCGGTATCAGAGATACTTTCAGAAAATAAGAATGTATCAGTTTATCTTTCAAAAGAAGAGATTGAATCTTTGCTTAATGCTGACAATTATATAGGAACTGCCGAATGGCAGGTTGAAAATATAATCAAAAATCTGCGTCCAATGGTAAATTAAAGGTAAATTAAATTATTTTGGACAGATATAATTTTTTCATTTTATCTGCCCACTCACCAATATCCTGCCAGTTTCTGAAATCTCCGGTTGCCTCTTTATTAAATATTTTATTAAGCCGCTTTCTGAAAGGCAGGTTCTCAGGCGATATTTTACCGGCAAACATTCCGACATCCAAAAGATCAATCAGCTTTCCAATTTCATCAGATATCCTGGACATATTTAAGATGTTTTCATCGTTTTTTTCTTTCAATGATATTCCGACAATAAAAAGTGCAGTCATCCTTTTTAAAAGCCAGTTTCTGTGAAGCCTTACAAATTCAACTGTTTCAGGGAGGAGTTTATTGTCATAAACAGGTGTTCCAATAATTACAAGATTATATTTTCTGACATCATCAATATCCTGAATTCTTTTAACATCTGTTATAATTCCTTCATCCAGAAATGAATTTTTGATTGACCATGCAATATCTGCGGTTGATCCGTGTTTGGTTGAGTATGCTATCAAAACATGCCCTAAATCTTTATTTATAGACTGGGAAACATACCTGACAGGTATAT
The genomic region above belongs to Methanomicrobium antiquum and contains:
- a CDS encoding PspC domain-containing protein, which gives rise to MDKFYRSKDDCVIAGVCGGLGKKLDIDPNILRILWVLFCLFYGTGLIIYILAWIFLPEEEESTIINAEYKMKDN
- the purB gene encoding adenylosuccinate lyase, yielding MAIHPIDYRYGTTEMRSIWDENNRFFSIVKTEIALAKAEGENGLIPKDAAEEIAQKGMNASKKRADEIEALINHDMMAVVKAITEATGDSGRWIHYGATSNDILDTATGLQIRDSLFLIEEKLKKLLGLLLKKAEETQKLVCAGRTHGQIGVPTTYGLRFSIWAAETARHIERLQQMLPRVAVGQMTGAVGTQASLGNKGHEVMISMMNHLELSPVEVSNQLIQRDRYAEYFMFLANMATTLDKIGIEIRMMQRSEIGEMEEAFGKNQVGSSTMPHKRNPIKSEQVCGLARVVRSFVEPALLNNTLWDERDLTNSSCERVIFPEASILADHILNVMIKVIEGLTLKPENIKRNLEILQGVNMAESVMIELTKKGMDRQEAHEIVRVASMQALETKNPVSEILSENKNVSVYLSKEEIESLLNADNYIGTAEWQVENIIKNLRPMVN